A section of the Streptomyces sp. SCL15-4 genome encodes:
- a CDS encoding SUKH-3 domain-containing protein — MHPDRTSTTRFPVPVDAALRAAGWQPGRWDIKQAEIWADALRAHTSPAGHRHTVFPAAVEAWAEFGGLTITPTGPGRQIAPAALHLDPLHGLHLARTLGDLGRALGTELCPLGEETDTAALLAIDAEGRVYTIDHTGDWYAGPDIDHALTTLVTGIQPVRLTAG; from the coding sequence ATGCACCCCGACCGCACGTCCACCACGCGCTTCCCCGTACCCGTCGACGCCGCGCTGCGCGCCGCCGGCTGGCAACCCGGACGCTGGGACATCAAGCAGGCCGAGATCTGGGCCGACGCCCTGCGCGCCCACACCTCACCCGCCGGACACCGGCACACCGTCTTCCCCGCCGCCGTCGAGGCCTGGGCCGAATTCGGCGGCCTCACCATCACCCCCACCGGCCCCGGCCGCCAGATCGCCCCCGCCGCCCTCCACCTCGACCCCCTGCACGGCCTCCACCTCGCCCGCACCCTCGGCGACCTCGGCCGCGCCCTCGGCACCGAACTGTGCCCCCTCGGCGAGGAGACCGACACCGCCGCCCTCCTCGCCATCGACGCCGAAGGCCGCGTCTACACCATCGACCACACCGGCGACTGGTACGCGGGCCCCGACATCGACCACGCCCTGACCACCCTCGTCACCGGCATCCAGCCCGTACGCCTCACCGCCGGCTGA
- a CDS encoding ribose-phosphate diphosphokinase, translated as MTGIKTTGEKKLMFFSGRAHPELAEEVAQQLGVGVVPTKAFDFANGEIYVRYQESARGADCFLIQSHTAPINKWIMEQLIMIDALKRASARSITVIVPFYGYARQDKKHRGREPISARLIADMMKTAGADRILTVDLHTDQIQGFFDGPVDHLFALPLLADYVGRKVDRAKLTVVSPDAGRVRVADRWCDRLGAPLAIVHKRRDKDVANQVTVHEVVGEVEGRVCVLVDDMIDTGGTICAAADALFAHGAEDVIVTATHGVLSGPAADRLKNSRVSEFVFTNTLPTPAELGRDLDKITVLSIAPTIASAVREVFEDGSVTSLFDEQ; from the coding sequence GTGACCGGGATCAAGACGACCGGCGAGAAGAAGTTGATGTTCTTCTCCGGCCGCGCCCACCCCGAGCTTGCCGAGGAGGTCGCCCAGCAGCTGGGTGTCGGGGTCGTCCCGACGAAGGCCTTCGACTTCGCGAATGGTGAGATCTACGTCCGCTACCAGGAGTCGGCGCGTGGTGCGGACTGCTTCCTGATCCAGAGCCACACGGCTCCGATCAACAAGTGGATCATGGAGCAGCTGATCATGATCGACGCGCTGAAGCGTGCTTCGGCGCGGTCGATCACCGTCATCGTGCCGTTCTACGGTTACGCGCGGCAGGACAAGAAGCACCGGGGCCGTGAACCGATTTCGGCGCGTCTGATCGCGGACATGATGAAGACGGCGGGCGCCGACCGGATTCTGACGGTGGACCTGCACACGGATCAGATCCAGGGCTTCTTCGACGGTCCGGTGGATCACCTGTTCGCGCTGCCGCTGCTCGCGGACTACGTGGGGCGGAAGGTGGACCGGGCGAAGCTGACGGTGGTGTCGCCGGACGCGGGCCGGGTGCGGGTGGCGGACCGGTGGTGCGACCGGCTCGGTGCGCCGCTGGCGATCGTGCACAAGCGGCGCGACAAGGACGTGGCGAACCAGGTGACGGTCCACGAGGTGGTGGGCGAGGTCGAGGGTCGCGTGTGCGTGCTCGTGGACGACATGATCGACACGGGTGGCACGATCTGCGCCGCCGCGGACGCGCTGTTCGCGCACGGTGCGGAGGACGTCATCGTGACGGCGACGCACGGTGTGCTGTCGGGTCCGGCGGCGGACCGGCTGAAGAACTCGCGGGTGAGCGAGTTCGTGTTCACGAACACGCTGCCGACGCCGGCGGAGCTGGGCCGGGACCTGGACAAGATCACGGTGCTGTCGATCGCTCCGACGATCGCGAGTGCGGTGCGTGAGGTGTTCGAGGATGGTTCGGTGACGAGCCTGTTCGACGAGCAGTGA
- the pth gene encoding aminoacyl-tRNA hydrolase — MDVTTPASAPWLIVGLGNPGPEYAMNRHNVGFMVADLLAERIGGKFKRAGKAQAQVLEGRIGPAGPASRRVILAKPMSYMNLSGGPVNALRDFYKVPVANIVAVHDELDIDYGTLRLKLGGGDNGHNGLKSMTKAMGPDYHRVRFGIGRPPGRMQVADFVLKDFASAERKELDYFVDRAADAVECLVAEGLERAQSAYNS, encoded by the coding sequence ATGGACGTGACCACTCCCGCCAGTGCCCCTTGGCTGATCGTCGGGCTCGGCAATCCGGGGCCGGAGTACGCGATGAACCGGCACAACGTCGGCTTCATGGTGGCGGACCTGCTCGCGGAGCGGATCGGGGGGAAGTTCAAGCGGGCGGGCAAGGCGCAGGCGCAGGTGCTGGAGGGGCGGATCGGTCCCGCGGGACCGGCGAGCCGCCGGGTGATCCTGGCGAAGCCGATGTCGTACATGAACCTCTCCGGTGGTCCGGTGAACGCGCTGCGGGACTTCTACAAGGTTCCGGTGGCCAACATCGTGGCGGTCCACGACGAGCTGGACATCGACTACGGCACGCTGCGGCTGAAGCTGGGCGGCGGGGACAACGGGCACAACGGTCTGAAGTCGATGACGAAGGCGATGGGGCCGGATTACCACCGGGTGCGGTTCGGGATCGGCCGGCCGCCGGGGCGGATGCAGGTGGCCGATTTCGTGCTGAAGGACTTCGCGTCGGCGGAGCGCAAGGAGCTGGACTACTTCGTGGACCGTGCGGCGGACGCGGTGGAGTGTCTGGTGGCGGAGGGGCTGGAGCGGGCGCAGAGCGCGTACAACTCCTGA
- a CDS encoding sensor histidine kinase: protein MTTTGEDHARALTGPWWWARWRSAALDGGLALLSAAECAAEGVPFAREAGIPASVGVVFGLIAGSVLLVRRKWPIAVVLVAIAVTPAEMGFLMGVVGLYTLASCELPRRVIGALSGMSLLGTAVVTFVRVRQDMARGDLTLGDWFLPFAAVTTSLGLTAPPVLLGLYVGARRRLMESLRERADSLERELQLLAERAEERAEWARNEERTRIAREMHDVVAHRVSLMVVHAAALQAVARKDPEKAVRNAALVGDMGRQALTELREMLGVLRAGEGAVRRPSVVPLVAVGEAAEAAASRAAQSRAAAEAGAAEGPCLSELEELVGQSAAAGMAVDLSVEGEARSYPAEIEQTAYRVVQEALTNVHKHAAGAKTYVRLAHRVSEIAMQVENEPPPEPASASAAGLPSGGNGLVGMRERVLALGGVFVSGPTDAGGFRVSAVIPAV from the coding sequence ATGACCACGACGGGGGAAGACCATGCCAGGGCCCTGACCGGCCCCTGGTGGTGGGCGAGGTGGCGCAGCGCGGCGCTCGACGGCGGTCTCGCGCTGCTGTCCGCCGCGGAGTGTGCGGCGGAGGGGGTGCCGTTCGCCCGGGAGGCGGGGATCCCGGCGTCCGTGGGCGTCGTGTTCGGGCTGATCGCCGGTTCGGTGCTGCTGGTGCGCCGGAAGTGGCCGATCGCCGTGGTGCTGGTGGCGATCGCGGTGACGCCGGCCGAGATGGGCTTCCTGATGGGTGTCGTCGGCCTGTACACGCTGGCGTCGTGCGAGCTGCCGCGCCGGGTGATCGGGGCGTTGTCGGGGATGTCGCTGCTGGGTACGGCGGTGGTGACGTTCGTGCGGGTGCGGCAGGACATGGCGCGCGGTGATCTCACGCTGGGTGACTGGTTCCTGCCGTTCGCGGCGGTGACGACGTCGTTGGGCCTGACGGCTCCGCCGGTGCTGCTGGGGCTGTACGTGGGGGCGCGGCGGCGGCTGATGGAGAGCCTGCGGGAGCGGGCGGATTCGTTGGAGCGGGAGCTTCAGCTGCTCGCGGAGCGGGCGGAGGAGCGGGCCGAGTGGGCGCGTAACGAGGAGCGGACGCGGATCGCGCGGGAGATGCACGACGTGGTGGCGCACCGGGTGAGTCTGATGGTGGTGCACGCGGCGGCGTTGCAGGCGGTGGCGCGCAAGGACCCGGAGAAGGCGGTGCGCAACGCGGCGCTGGTGGGGGACATGGGGCGGCAGGCGCTGACGGAGTTGCGGGAGATGCTCGGGGTGCTGCGGGCGGGTGAGGGCGCGGTGCGGCGTCCGTCGGTGGTGCCGTTGGTCGCGGTGGGGGAGGCGGCCGAGGCCGCGGCGTCGCGGGCGGCGCAGTCGCGTGCGGCGGCGGAGGCGGGGGCGGCGGAGGGGCCGTGTCTGTCGGAGCTGGAGGAGCTGGTCGGGCAGTCGGCCGCCGCGGGGATGGCGGTGGATCTGTCGGTGGAGGGGGAGGCGCGGTCGTATCCGGCGGAGATCGAGCAGACGGCGTACCGGGTGGTGCAGGAGGCGCTGACGAACGTGCACAAGCACGCGGCGGGCGCGAAGACGTATGTGCGGTTGGCGCACCGGGTGTCGGAGATCGCGATGCAGGTGGAGAACGAGCCGCCGCCGGAGCCCGCGTCGGCGTCGGCGGCGGGGCTGCCGTCGGGTGGGAACGGTCTGGTGGGGATGCGGGAGCGGGTCCTGGCGCTGGGTGGTGTGTTCGTGTCGGGTCCGACGGACGCCGGGGGGTTCCGGGTGTCGGCGGTGATTCCGGCGGTGTGA
- a CDS encoding YwqJ-related putative deaminase, whose translation MTTVQTGGADVRAGDPRIDWSGTETPPTPTLRHRRDGILPTVAAALSVRGTTLTCTAARGDQPPALHPLVQDFLDTLTSAQRDRFTGRCAETILISRHLTTADAARSKRAARRPMSNGEARKALKHAKLTARRIREDGDPLHGRFAAPCRACTALSAHFGVRIVDPTATDR comes from the coding sequence ATGACCACCGTGCAGACCGGAGGTGCCGACGTGCGGGCCGGCGACCCTCGCATCGACTGGAGCGGCACCGAGACACCTCCCACTCCCACCCTCCGGCACCGCCGCGACGGCATCCTGCCCACCGTCGCCGCCGCCCTCTCCGTCCGCGGCACCACCCTCACCTGTACCGCCGCCCGCGGCGACCAGCCGCCCGCCCTGCACCCCCTCGTCCAGGACTTCCTCGACACCCTCACCAGCGCCCAGCGCGACCGCTTCACCGGCCGCTGCGCCGAAACCATCCTCATCTCCCGGCACCTCACCACCGCCGACGCCGCCCGCAGCAAACGCGCCGCCCGCAGGCCCATGAGCAACGGCGAGGCCCGCAAAGCCCTCAAACACGCCAAACTCACCGCCCGCCGCATCCGCGAGGACGGCGACCCCCTGCACGGCCGCTTCGCCGCCCCCTGCCGCGCCTGCACCGCTCTCAGCGCCCACTTCGGCGTCCGCATCGTCGACCCCACCGCGACCGACCGCTGA
- a CDS encoding SMI1/KNR4 family protein, whose translation MTTGRLGQRAAPPNAAYAGQVVHFPDPVRAARHPRGVRVDERGYPDFSPYARVAVEIAEPPEGFGVDELRLTDYVSANAALAATGHELWDTVPNVATPHGWTWHHVAGTRRLELIPVEVKALLRHHGGVATAPVDHAKRGTRPLQESRPAHFGLPKSGVAVTEAQVQGIEEDLGCRLPGAYRSFLKAAGGCAPVGTALDAGLGLLVDQPFFTVRDEAAVNDLVYVNKCLRDHLTKDYLGVGFVQGGLLAVKAKGERAGSVWFCAYDDVRDVDPSWSPAERVERLLLPCGDDFDAFLSRLAGSPPELETVAGLMVDGGFVRVVPVSAGPVSAGPVSSGPVGE comes from the coding sequence ATGACGACAGGTCGGCTCGGGCAGCGAGCCGCGCCGCCGAACGCGGCCTATGCCGGGCAGGTCGTGCACTTTCCGGATCCGGTCCGGGCGGCACGTCACCCGAGAGGGGTACGGGTCGATGAGCGCGGTTACCCCGATTTCTCGCCGTACGCGCGCGTGGCGGTGGAGATCGCCGAGCCGCCGGAGGGTTTCGGGGTCGACGAGTTGCGGCTGACGGACTACGTGTCGGCGAACGCGGCGCTGGCGGCGACGGGGCACGAACTGTGGGACACGGTGCCGAATGTGGCGACGCCCCATGGCTGGACGTGGCATCACGTGGCGGGGACCCGGCGGCTGGAGTTGATCCCGGTCGAGGTGAAGGCGCTGCTGAGGCATCACGGTGGGGTCGCGACGGCGCCGGTGGACCACGCCAAGCGCGGGACGAGGCCGTTGCAGGAGTCGCGGCCGGCGCACTTCGGGCTGCCGAAGTCGGGCGTGGCGGTGACGGAGGCGCAGGTGCAGGGGATCGAGGAGGATCTGGGCTGTCGGCTGCCCGGCGCCTACCGCTCGTTCCTGAAGGCGGCGGGCGGCTGCGCGCCGGTCGGCACGGCGCTGGACGCGGGGCTGGGGTTGCTGGTGGACCAGCCGTTCTTCACGGTGCGGGACGAGGCCGCGGTCAACGACCTGGTGTATGTGAACAAGTGTCTGCGCGACCATCTGACGAAGGATTATCTCGGGGTGGGCTTCGTGCAGGGCGGGCTGCTCGCGGTGAAGGCGAAGGGCGAGCGGGCCGGTTCGGTGTGGTTCTGCGCGTACGACGACGTGCGGGACGTGGACCCGTCGTGGTCGCCGGCGGAGCGGGTGGAGCGTCTGCTGCTGCCGTGCGGCGACGACTTCGACGCGTTCCTGTCCCGGCTGGCCGGCAGTCCGCCGGAGCTGGAGACGGTGGCCGGTCTGATGGTGGACGGCGGTTTCGTCCGGGTCGTCCCGGTGTCTGCCGGTCCGGTGTCTGCCGGTCCTGTGTCTTCCGGTCCGGTGGGGGAGTGA
- the glmU gene encoding bifunctional UDP-N-acetylglucosamine diphosphorylase/glucosamine-1-phosphate N-acetyltransferase GlmU: protein MSAIRPAAVVVLAAGEGTRMKSATPKVLHEICGRSLVGHVLAAARALTPRNLVVVVGHAREQVGAHLAAIDPETRTAVQAEQNGTGHAVRMGLEELGGVVDGTVVVVCGDTPLLTAETLQRLTETHHADGNAVTVLTAEVPDATGYGRIVRDEATGAVTAIVEHKDATDAQRAIREINSGVFAFDGQLLADALKKVRTDNSQGEEYLTDVLGILRDAGHRVGASVAADHREIAGINNRVQLAEARRILNDRLLTRAMLDGVTVVDPATTWVDVTVTFERDAVVHPGTQLTGSTHLGEGAEVGPNSRLKDTHVGAGARVDNTVSDGARIGERASVGPYAYLRPGTRLGAKGKIGTYVETKNASIGEGTKVPHLSYVGDATIGEYTNIGAASVFVNYDGQDKHHTTIGSHCRTGSDNMFVAPVTVGDGAYTAAGSVITKDVPPGSLAVARGQQRNIEGWVARKRPGSAAAKAAEAVSRRGESED from the coding sequence GTGAGTGCCATCCGCCCGGCAGCCGTCGTCGTTCTCGCAGCGGGTGAGGGCACCCGTATGAAGTCGGCCACACCGAAGGTCCTGCACGAGATCTGCGGCCGCTCCCTCGTCGGCCACGTCCTGGCCGCCGCCCGCGCGCTGACCCCGCGGAACCTGGTCGTGGTGGTCGGCCACGCCCGCGAGCAGGTCGGCGCCCACCTCGCCGCGATCGACCCGGAGACCAGGACCGCCGTGCAGGCGGAGCAGAACGGCACCGGGCACGCGGTGCGGATGGGCCTGGAGGAGCTGGGCGGCGTCGTGGACGGCACCGTCGTCGTCGTGTGCGGGGACACTCCGCTGCTGACCGCCGAGACGCTCCAGCGGCTCACCGAGACGCACCACGCGGACGGCAACGCCGTCACGGTGCTCACCGCCGAGGTGCCGGACGCCACCGGCTACGGCCGGATCGTGCGGGACGAGGCGACCGGCGCCGTCACCGCGATCGTGGAGCACAAGGACGCCACCGACGCCCAGCGGGCGATCCGGGAGATCAACAGCGGTGTGTTCGCGTTCGACGGGCAGCTGCTGGCGGACGCGCTGAAGAAGGTGCGGACGGACAACAGCCAGGGCGAGGAGTACCTGACGGACGTGCTCGGGATCCTGCGGGACGCCGGGCACCGGGTGGGCGCGTCGGTCGCGGCCGACCACCGGGAGATCGCGGGCATCAACAACCGCGTGCAGCTCGCCGAGGCCCGCCGCATCCTGAACGACCGGCTGCTGACGCGGGCGATGCTGGACGGGGTGACGGTGGTCGACCCGGCCACCACCTGGGTGGATGTGACCGTGACGTTCGAGCGGGACGCCGTGGTGCACCCGGGGACGCAGCTGACCGGGTCCACGCATCTGGGCGAGGGCGCCGAGGTCGGGCCGAACAGCCGGCTGAAGGACACGCACGTGGGTGCGGGGGCGCGGGTGGACAACACGGTGTCCGACGGGGCCCGGATCGGCGAGCGGGCGAGCGTGGGGCCGTACGCGTATCTGCGGCCCGGTACCCGGCTGGGTGCCAAGGGCAAGATCGGGACGTACGTCGAGACGAAGAACGCGTCGATCGGGGAGGGCACGAAGGTGCCTCACCTGTCGTATGTCGGGGACGCGACGATCGGTGAGTACACGAACATCGGCGCGGCGAGCGTGTTCGTGAACTACGACGGACAGGACAAGCATCACACGACGATCGGGTCGCACTGCCGGACCGGTTCGGACAACATGTTTGTGGCTCCTGTCACGGTCGGGGACGGTGCCTACACCGCCGCCGGTTCGGTGATCACCAAGGACGTGCCGCCGGGTTCGCTGGCCGTGGCCCGTGGCCAGCAGCGGAATATCGAGGGCTGGGTGGCCCGGAAGCGGCCGGGGAGCGCGGCGGCGAAGGCGGCCGAGGCGGTGTCCCGGCGGGGCGAGAGCGAGGACTGA
- a CDS encoding SUKH-4 family immunity protein, with translation MVTYAQAQERAEEWINGDVPVYQHREVRVREFELGFVVWGEDRAEGPRSDAGGQRLVIARDSGEATLWPALPVGEVIRRYEEEYGRAGEPRDAVAAPARLDLNQTSFLLTPPEWLQEAADKLGLPERRTGDSAAGSGPAGSGAPEPASAETGGGAGASSGGGGPAETQAGVPAGASGVPGASAFAEAPVGATPWAGTDTNGGSGEDDRSVPLPATVFAPPLSDPDDAPRSPAVPADAPTALMAGGSQLPPTAVAPALDASATPGAPAAGPGDTPPPAAGASAYGHPHPQPPAAPDMPGPGVPPHPSAHGTPPPAPAPPPPPAPSYGYPQGPGGAPGVPQPPVGSGSGTAGRALPPHAGDIADAATSKAAPPPKKGRGGAGAPPPPPPPGAPGVPGARPGGATPPPAPGGPAGGYVPTQLVSALGPEGPEGPSGPGSAQGARPPGAPNPPATPPGSVHQAATMLADPSGPAAGAPQPPAAPGAPQPPGTPQAPQAPHVPNAPGAPGAMHHAETMFAAPPAAGPNAAPPPPPAPGAPGVPPGVPGVPPPMPPGAMPPPGAPVPGHGPGLGQGQAYGYPQGQPTVGPGYQAVLRYRAQDGSEQQLIRRSAPGVPHPEWQIFHELRAMNVPPDQVLELHTELESCELPGAYCARMIREQWPQARITSIAPYGTDHAGRRQGMHQLLAHQGELHQVADGPARPAPVRAPLPPVQAAPPVPPEAVAQELAAAFGPGIFRFEQQAVSRQGVPPIVAHTLVVAGLPLDMGPFFWAQAQPGRPVPTLAELAAERGVAAAPDAGSYLVMGTDFGKALCVQYGTANIVAVPVEAGPGGAPVPPQFVNTGLPEFARCLALLGRMWRLRYGLNQEQAGRWTVDFQAQLAALDPAALGSPESWWSVLLEQMWDGLL, from the coding sequence ATGGTGACGTACGCGCAGGCGCAGGAGCGCGCCGAGGAGTGGATCAACGGCGACGTGCCCGTGTACCAGCACCGTGAGGTGCGGGTGCGGGAGTTCGAGCTGGGGTTCGTGGTGTGGGGCGAGGACCGGGCGGAGGGCCCGCGTTCGGACGCGGGCGGCCAGCGGCTCGTGATCGCCCGGGACAGCGGGGAGGCCACGTTGTGGCCCGCGCTGCCGGTGGGCGAGGTGATCCGCCGGTACGAGGAGGAGTACGGCCGCGCCGGCGAGCCGCGAGACGCGGTCGCGGCGCCGGCGCGGCTGGACCTCAACCAGACGTCGTTCCTGCTGACTCCTCCGGAGTGGTTGCAGGAGGCGGCGGACAAACTGGGGCTCCCAGAGCGGCGGACGGGGGATTCGGCGGCCGGGAGCGGTCCGGCGGGTTCGGGGGCGCCGGAGCCGGCTTCGGCGGAGACGGGCGGTGGTGCGGGGGCTTCCTCCGGCGGAGGAGGACCGGCCGAGACGCAGGCCGGGGTGCCGGCGGGTGCGTCCGGCGTGCCGGGGGCGTCCGCTTTCGCGGAGGCGCCCGTGGGGGCCACGCCGTGGGCCGGGACCGACACGAACGGCGGGTCCGGTGAGGACGACCGGTCCGTGCCGCTGCCCGCGACGGTGTTCGCGCCGCCGCTGAGCGACCCGGACGACGCGCCGCGTTCCCCGGCGGTGCCGGCGGACGCGCCGACGGCGTTGATGGCGGGCGGCAGCCAGTTGCCGCCGACGGCGGTCGCACCGGCGCTGGACGCCTCGGCCACCCCGGGCGCACCCGCCGCCGGTCCGGGCGACACGCCGCCGCCGGCAGCGGGCGCGTCGGCGTACGGCCATCCGCACCCGCAGCCTCCTGCGGCCCCGGACATGCCCGGGCCGGGCGTCCCGCCGCACCCTTCGGCGCACGGCACTCCGCCACCGGCACCGGCTCCGCCACCGCCACCGGCTCCGTCGTACGGCTATCCGCAGGGGCCGGGCGGCGCTCCGGGTGTGCCGCAGCCTCCGGTGGGCTCGGGTTCGGGTACGGCCGGACGGGCTCTTCCGCCGCACGCGGGGGACATCGCGGACGCCGCGACGAGCAAGGCGGCGCCGCCGCCGAAGAAGGGGCGCGGAGGAGCGGGCGCGCCGCCTCCGCCTCCGCCGCCGGGCGCTCCTGGCGTGCCGGGCGCGCGCCCGGGTGGTGCGACGCCGCCGCCCGCGCCGGGTGGCCCCGCGGGCGGGTACGTGCCGACCCAGCTGGTGTCGGCGCTCGGGCCGGAGGGTCCCGAGGGGCCGTCCGGTCCGGGAAGCGCGCAGGGAGCGCGGCCGCCGGGCGCGCCGAACCCGCCCGCCACGCCCCCGGGCAGTGTGCACCAGGCGGCCACGATGCTGGCCGACCCGAGCGGACCGGCCGCAGGCGCACCACAGCCTCCGGCGGCCCCGGGCGCGCCGCAGCCTCCCGGGACACCCCAGGCACCCCAGGCACCTCACGTCCCGAACGCTCCCGGTGCTCCCGGCGCCATGCACCACGCCGAGACCATGTTCGCCGCACCCCCGGCGGCCGGCCCGAACGCCGCGCCGCCGCCTCCGCCCGCCCCCGGTGCTCCCGGTGTGCCGCCGGGCGTGCCGGGCGTGCCGCCGCCGATGCCGCCCGGTGCGATGCCGCCGCCGGGCGCGCCCGTGCCGGGACACGGACCGGGGCTTGGGCAGGGACAGGCGTACGGGTATCCGCAGGGGCAGCCGACGGTGGGTCCCGGCTATCAGGCCGTCCTGCGCTACCGAGCGCAGGACGGGTCCGAGCAGCAGCTGATCCGGCGTTCGGCGCCGGGTGTGCCGCACCCGGAGTGGCAGATCTTCCACGAGCTGCGGGCCATGAACGTGCCGCCGGACCAGGTGCTGGAGCTGCACACCGAGCTGGAGTCGTGCGAGCTGCCGGGTGCCTACTGCGCGCGGATGATCCGCGAGCAGTGGCCGCAGGCGCGGATCACGAGCATCGCGCCGTACGGCACGGACCACGCGGGCCGGCGGCAGGGCATGCACCAGTTGCTGGCGCATCAGGGCGAGTTGCACCAGGTGGCGGACGGTCCCGCGCGGCCGGCGCCGGTGCGGGCGCCGCTCCCGCCGGTGCAGGCCGCGCCGCCGGTGCCGCCGGAGGCGGTCGCGCAGGAGCTGGCGGCGGCGTTCGGGCCGGGGATCTTCCGGTTCGAGCAGCAGGCGGTGTCCCGGCAGGGCGTGCCGCCGATCGTGGCCCACACCCTGGTCGTGGCCGGGCTCCCGCTGGACATGGGTCCGTTCTTCTGGGCGCAGGCGCAGCCGGGCCGTCCGGTGCCGACGCTGGCGGAGCTGGCGGCCGAGCGCGGGGTGGCGGCGGCGCCGGACGCGGGCTCGTACCTGGTGATGGGCACCGACTTCGGCAAGGCGCTCTGCGTGCAGTACGGGACGGCGAACATCGTGGCCGTGCCGGTGGAGGCGGGTCCGGGCGGTGCGCCGGTGCCGCCGCAGTTCGTGAACACCGGACTGCCGGAGTTCGCGCGCTGCCTGGCGCTGCTGGGCCGGATGTGGCGTCTGCGGTACGGGCTGAACCAGGAGCAGGCGGGTCGCTGGACCGTCGACTTCCAGGCGCAGCTGGCCGCGCTGGACCCGGCGGCGCTCGGTTCGCCGGAGAGCTGGTGGTCGGTGCTGCTGGAGCAGATGTGGGACGGGCTGTTGTAG
- a CDS encoding 50S ribosomal protein L25/general stress protein Ctc, with product MSEVKLAAETRTEFGKGAARRIRRESKVPVVLYGHGTEPVHLTLPGHELLLALRTPNVLISLDIDGKSNELAIPKAVQRDPLKGFLEHVDLLLVKRGEKVNVDIFVHTEGELAPGGNLLEHVLNALPVETEATHIPESVTVSIEGLEAGASILAKDIPLPAGTTLAVEEDTVVLQVLAAQAEESQGESAEGESAEA from the coding sequence ATGTCCGAGGTGAAGCTCGCCGCCGAGACCCGTACCGAGTTCGGCAAGGGTGCGGCCCGTCGTATCCGCCGTGAGAGCAAGGTGCCGGTCGTTCTGTACGGCCACGGCACCGAGCCGGTGCACCTGACCTTGCCGGGTCACGAGCTGCTGCTGGCGCTGCGTACGCCGAACGTCCTGATCTCCCTGGACATCGACGGCAAGTCCAACGAGCTGGCGATTCCGAAGGCCGTGCAGCGTGACCCGCTGAAGGGCTTCCTGGAGCACGTCGACCTGCTGCTGGTCAAGCGTGGCGAGAAGGTCAACGTCGACATCTTCGTGCACACCGAGGGTGAGCTGGCGCCCGGCGGCAACCTGCTGGAGCACGTGCTGAACGCGCTGCCCGTCGAGACCGAGGCCACGCACATCCCGGAGTCGGTCACCGTCTCCATCGAGGGCCTGGAGGCCGGTGCCTCCATCCTCGCCAAGGACATCCCGCTGCCCGCCGGCACCACGCTGGCCGTCGAGGAGGACACGGTCGTCCTGCAGGTCCTGGCCGCCCAGGCCGAGGAGTCCCAGGGCGAGTCCGCCGAGGGTGAGTCCGCCGAGGCCTGA